The Sphingopyxis sp. YR583 DNA segment AGGCCTTCAGTTCAGGCATATGCTCCGGAAACGCCGGATCGACCGAGCGATAATCGAATTCGATCCCCTTTTCGTAGAGGGCGATCAGCACCTTCCATGTGTAGGACGAAAAGGGGTGGCCATAGAAAATGAGCATCAATTACCATCCTTGCGCGTCAGCCAGGCGAGCGGCCAGCCGACGAAGAATATATGCGGGAAAAGCGCGATCGCGCCCTTGACGAGGTCGGTCGGCGGAAAAGGCGATCCGAAGCGGAGCGGCAGCACGATCGCGTTCATTATGACATAGAGCAGCAGCCCATAGAGCGTGCCCGTCAGCCACCACGGCCATGCGGTCAGTGCGCTCCAGCGCCGCGCGATGAAAAACCACGCCGCGACCATCGCGCCCATGATCGCATAATGCGTCGCCAGTCCCGCGATATCGCCGCCGATGCCCCAGCCGCGCGCGGCGTCGCCGAACGGCCCGCTCGCAACGGCGTGGAGCATCAAGGAGATTGTGCCGCCCTGCAGCAAACTCGACACCGCCGCATAGACGATGTCGAGCGTGCCGCAGAGGGCCCATGCGAAGAGCGCCGGGCTACGCCGCGCCAACGGCTTCGCCCCGGACGGCGGCCTCGATTGTCGCGATATCGATCTTGTGCATCGTCATCATCGCGTCGAAGGCGCGTTTTGCGACCTCGGGGTCGCCGCCCATCGTCGCATCGGTCAGCACGCGCGGGGTGATCTGCCAGTTGAGGCCCCATTTGTCCTTGCACCAGCCGCACGCGCTTTCCTTGCCGCCATTGCCGACGATCGCGTTCCAGTAACGGTCGGTTTCTTCCTGCGTGTCGGTGTGGACCTGAAAGGAGAAAGCCTCGCTGTGCGGAAAGATCGGACCGCCGTTGAGCCCGACGCACGGGATGCCCAGCACGGTGAAATCGACCGTCAGCGCGTCGCCTTTCTTGCCGCCGGGAAAGTCGCCGGGCGCCTTGTGGACCGCGCCGACGCTGCTGTTCGGGAAGGTCGCGGCATAGAAGTTCGCCGCCTCCTCGGCGTCCTTGTCGTACCAGAGGCACAGGCTCACGGGCGCACTCGTCGGTTGGTTCGTCATCGTCTCTCTCCTGATCTTTTCCGGGGAATCATGCCTTTCGCGGGCCGACGAAGCCGACCGGCGCGCCCTGCGGGTCGATCGCGTTCATCGCATATTCGCCGCCGGGGATTTCCATCGGTTCGTTGGTGATCGTGCCGCCATTCGCGGCCACCGCATCGCGGGCGCGGTCGATGTCGTCGACCCCGATGTAGAAATTCCACACCGGCACCGGATAGCCTTCCATTAAAGGCATCACCGCGCCGAGCCCGACGTCGCCGCGCTGGATGAAACGGTACGCGCCCAGCTCGCCCATCGGCATCTCGCCGTCCTGCCCCCAGCCGAAATGCTTTTTATAGAAGGCGATGGCGGCGTCGGGATCGCTCGTCGCAAGCTCGTTCCAGCGGACGCGCTGCGCCTCGGTGACCGAAAAGACGTCGCTTTCTTGTGCCTCGCTACCTTCGGGCGGCTTGGGATCCATGACATAGAAGACCGCGCCCTGCGGGTCGTCGACCATCGCGATCCGCCCGACGGGAATATCCATCGCGGGCATATGCACGCTGCCGCCGTCGGCCGTGATCGCCGCGACCGCGGTATCGACGTCGGCGACGTGGAGATAGCCGATCCAGATCGGCCGCGCGCCGCCCGCGATCATGTCGGCGTTGAGTGCCAGCACGCCGCCGGCATTGCCGCCGTCGCTACGCCCGATCATGCGATAATCCATGTCGCCGGCTGCCGGATCGCGCTCGGATGCGATATTCCAGCCGACTACCGCGCCGTAAAAGCGCGCGGCGCCCGCCGGGTCGGGGGTCATCAGTTCGTACCAGATGAAGTTGCTTGCCTCGGTCATCGTCTCTCTCCTCGATGATGGTCAGTAGGTCAGGCTGGGGAACCAGTCGCCGCGCCCCTCGGGCGTCATGTCGAGCAGGCCCCAGAGCGGGTCGACGAGGTCGCCGGCGCGATGGTGCTGGCCGGGGTCTTCGGGTGCATAAGCCATCTCGCTCGCCCAGACGTGGCGGATCGTATCGCCGTCCTTGCGAAAGACGTTGAAGATCGTCTCGTCCCAATTCTCGTCCGGCTTCATGCCGCGTTCGGTGCGCTTCGCGTCACTGATCTTCGACGTGTCGCCGAAATAATCCGCCGAATAACGCCCGTCGACGTCGGACAGGAAGGTCAGGTGGGGCCAGCGCCGGTCCTTCGCCCACGCTTCCAGCCGCGCGATCGGCGATTTCGCGACGACATAGAAAGGCGCGCGCTGCCCGACGTGCCGTGCGCTGCCGTCGATTGCGTCGAGCATGTGCGTGCAGCCGTTGCACGGCTTGTCGCGCTCGGGTCCGAACATGAAGCTTTGCAGGATGATGCTGGGCTTTCCCGCGAACAATTCGGACAGCATCACGCGCTCGGGCCGCTGATAGGCGCCGATCCGCTCGAAGCCATAATCCTCGGGAACCGTGCCGCCGGGCGGCAATGCGCGGCGCTTGGCGGCGACCGCCTCGATCTGGCGGCGCAGCGCGATCTCGTCGGCGAGCAGCTCGGCGCGCGCGGCGCGATAGTCCGCGCTTTCATTCGGGAAGGACAGATGTTCGATACTCGTCACGGCGCATATCCTTTCGTTGCCTCAACGGGCGGGGCGCGGAATCCCATCGCGGCCCACGCTTTCAGCAATCGCCACATGAATTTGCCCGACGGGGTCGCATAATTAGGGATGTCGTCGGGCAGCTCGACGCCCGTCGGCCGGTCCTTGACCATCGTTCGCATTTCGGCTGCCGGGCGCTCGCTTTCGGGGATGCGCGCCGAATAGACACTCAGCCAATGGCCCTTGGTGAATTCGAGCGCGATCGGCGCGTTGCAACAACGCGCCACGAAACGCCGCGTCGGGGAGTCGGGTTTCAGCCGGTGTTCGTCCAGCTTGTCCGATCCCGACAGCCAGAGCAGCCGATCCTTGCGGACGAGCAGATACGGCGTGCCGCCGTCGGCACCGACCACCGCCGGCGCGCCGGGAAGCGCCTCGAATGCGTGCCCCGCCGTCTGGCAGCTATGGCAATAGCAGGTCGCCGCGACGATCGGCTTGCCCGTGAGTTCGAGCGTCACCGTGCCGCACTGGCAGGACGCGGCGAGTTTTTGCGTATCGGCCATCGGTCTCTTCCCTCTGATCCTCCCTGCCGCGAAGCGATGGGGAGGGGGACCATCCAAAGGATGGTGGAGGGGCAGCGACGTTGCGTCATCGCCCCTCCGTCAGCGCTTCGTGCTGCCACCTCCCCATGCCTGCGGCACAGGGAGGATCTGGAGCGCTACGCCTCGACGATCGGCGCGAAGCCGCCGTAGATCATGCGTGCGCCGTCGAACGGATTGTTCTCCGGATCATGCTTCATCCGCTCGTCGGTCATCATCTTTTCCCAGCCGGCGGTGCGGGCTTCCTTGCTCGGCCATTCGACCCAGCTATAGACCACGCTTTCGCCATCCTTCTTGTGCGCGGCGCGCGCATAGTCGGTGACCTGGCCGTCGGGGACGTCGTCGGCCCACGCTTCGACGACGCGCGTCGCGCCATAGTCGCGGAACACTTCGGACGCCTTCTGGGCCATCGCGCGATAGGCGTCCTTGTTGCCGTCGGGGACGGGCACGACATAGCCATCGACATAGCTGGTCTCGCCCTCGGCCCGATCGTCGACGATCGAATCGAACCCACCGATGATCATGCGCTTGCCGTCGAACGGCATCTCGCCGCCCATCGCCTCCATGCGCGGGTCGCTCATCATCTTCGCGTTCGCGGCGTCGCGCGTCGCCCGGTCGGGATATTCAAACCAGCTGAATACGACGGTCTCGTCGGGCTTGGCCTGCACGGCGCCCTTGAAATCATTGACCTTGCCGTCGGGAACGTCGTCGCCCCAGCATTCCATCATCCGGCTCACGCCGAATTCCTTGAACAAAGGCGCCGCGTCGGCGGCATGCTTGCGATAGGCTTCCTTGTTGGCGGTCGGCACCGCGACCACAAATCCTTCTACATAGGTCATCTTGTCTCTCCTTGGGGGGTGGGAGGGGATTTCAGGCGGCGGGCGGTCCCGCTTCTTCGCTGAAGGCGGCCAGCTGCGCGTCCATCGCGCGCTGGAAGGCGGGGCGGGCGAGGCAGCGATCGAGATAGGCCTGCAACCGCGGCTGTTCGGCGATCAGCCCGGCTTCGACGGCTTCGCGCAGCACGGTCGCCATCGCGATGTCGGCGACGGTGAACTCACCCGTCAGATAGTCTTTGTCACCGATCGCATCGTTCAGGCGGCCGAGCCGGCCTTGGATGAACTCAATCAGGCTCGGGCGGCGGAGCTTCGCCCATTCCTCTTCGGCCGAGAAAATATCGACATTGCCCAGCTCGAACAGCATCGGCTCGACGCTGTTATAGGCGGCGAACAGCCAAGCGAGCGTGTTCGCGCGCTGCTGCGGATCGCGGGGCATCAGTCGCGCGTCCTTCTCTGCGAGGTGGAGCAGGATCGCGCCGCTTTCGAACAGGCGGATACCGCCGTCGTTGAGCACCGGCACCTGACCCCATGGCTGGAACAGGAAATGGTCGGCCGGACGGTTGATCGCGCTGATCAGATGCTCGGCATAATCGAGTCCGATTTCCTCGCACGCCCAGCGCGGACGCAGGTCGCGGACGAAACCACGCGCGAAATCGGGAACCCAGTCGAAGGCGGTGACTTCGAGTTTGCTGTCGGGGTTTACGGGCATGTCTAGTTCCTCTTCCCTTTGATGTAGGCGACGATCGACATCGCGTGGCCGTGGCCCAGATCGAAGTCGCTCTTCAGCCAGTCTACGATCGAGGTGGCTTTGACGCCGGGGGCGAGGCCACTTTCGTCGGCGAGGCCCTTGTCGATCGCGATGCTCTTCAATTGTTCGGCCGATTTGCCGGTCTTGGTTTCGACATTGTCGAGATAGGCCTGAAAGCTCATGCGCCCGCTCCTGCGCGCAGCGGGATCAGCGCACGAACGCGGGGATCGCGCAGCCACAGGCCGCCCCACAGCATCACGCCGAGGTACACACCGAACAGGCTGTGACTGAACAACGGACTGCCGATCCGCACATGCGTACCGATCGCGCCGCCAAGATAGCCGGTGATCAGGATCGCGCCGAGGATCGCGGTGCGCGGCCAGATGTAAAGCAAGGTCGGGATGAGCAGCAGCGTGCCGAGCATATACATCGTCGGGCCGTCGAGCGGCCATCCGAGGCCGGGCGGGCTATGCATAATCGCGATTTGCGGCGCGATCAGCTTCAGCCCGGCATCGAAGAGGAGGAAGAGGATCACAAGGCCGCTTAAAACATGGCCTGCGATCAACTGACCCTTGGGGGGGATAGCATCGGTCATTTCTCTTCCTCCTCCCGTATCGACTTTATGCGCTGGCTTCGGCGGGCGCGTCGGCGGGGATCGCGGTCGGGTCCATCCACATCACTTCCCAGATATGGCCGTCGGGATCCTCGAAGCTGCGGCCGTACATGAAGTCGCCATATTCCTGCGTCGGGGTCGGGTCGGCCTTGCCGCCCGCCTTGACCGCCTTGTCGACCTGGGCGTCGACCGCATCGCGGCTCTCGGCCGATACGCAGAGCAGGACCTGCGCGGTCGTGTGCGCGTCGGGGATTTTCTTCGAGGTGAAGGTCGCCCATTTTTCATGCGTCAGCAGCATGACGTGGATCGATCCTTCCTCGACGACCATGCAGGCGGCGGTGTCGTCGGTGAAGGCGGGGTTGTTCGCCGCGCCGACGGCCTCGTAAAAAGCCTTCGATTTGTCGAGGTCGGTGACGGGCAGGTTCACGAAAATCATCTGGGGCATCTACTCTCTCCTTGGGGGTGTTGGATTTTTGTTGTCAGCGTACACGGTGCGCGGCGGCAATTACGCGCCACATCATGGCGCGTTTCCCGCGCCGAACAGCATCCGCACATAACGCTTCAGATGGGTGACGGTGCCGCGCGCAATCGCCGGATCGTTCGTCGTTTTGGCCAGGACGAAGGCGCCCTGCAGTACCGACTGGACATGCTGCGCAAGGCCGAGCGCGGTGATGTCTTCGGGCACGCCGTAAACATCCATCGCCGCCTGGATGTCGGGAGCGAGCGCCTGGCAATAGGCGTTGATGCTCGCCTCGCACGCAGCGCGGATACGGTCGTTGGTCGCATAGGCTTCCTGCACCATCGTGCCGACGAAGCAGGTGTAATCCTCGGTGGGTCCGTCGAGCATCGACAGGCGGAAATCGATATGGCCGAGCAGGCGGTCGAGCGGATCGTCCAGCTTCACATGCGGCGCCAGTTCGAACATCGGCCGCGCGCGCTCGGTCCAGCCTTCGGCCGCCGCGATCGCCAGATCTTCCTTCGACGCGAAATGGTGGAAGAACGCGCCCTTGGTCACGCCCGCCGACGCGCAGATCTGGTCGACGGTGGTCGCCGAATAGCCCTGCTTGCGCACCGTCGCATGCGCCGCCGCGATCAGTTTCGCCCGCGCGCTACCCCGCGGAGCCCGGGCCGTGCTGCTGCTGTTCGGAGAGGCTGGTATCTGGTTCATGCGAATCAACATACCGACTAGTTGGTATGTTGTCAAATCCGGCTCGGACCCGATGCTGCGCGGCACTTTCGCCAACATCCGAAAAAGACTCGACCTTCCCGCCACTTCGCCTAAAGAGGGTTTGGAACAAAGGGGGCACATCGGCGCAGTTCCGGGGGGAATATGGTCGCAGTCGTTTCAACCACGGCCTATCTCGGCATCGAGGCGCGCGGCGTCGAGGTGCAGTGCCAGGTCACGCCCGGCGTGCCGCGCTTCGTCGTCGTCGGCCTGCCCGACAAGGCGGTCGGCGAAAGTCGGGAGCGCGTCCGCGCCGCGATCGCCGCGATCGGCCTGTCGCTGCCGCCCAAGGTCATCACCGTCAACCTGTCGCCCGCCGACCTGCCCAAGGAAGGCTCGCATTACGACCTGCCGATCGCGCTCGCTTTGCTCGGCGCGATGGGGGTGATCGATGCCGAAACACTCGCCTCCTACGTCGTCGTCGGCGAACTCGGCCTCGACGGGCGCGTCGCGGCGTCGCCGGGGGTGCTGCTCGCTGCCATCCATGCCGGAAGCGCCGGGCTCGGGCTGATCTGTCCTGCGGCGCAGGGGCCGGAGGCCGCATGGGCGGGCAATGTCGAGGTGCTCGGCGCGCCCGACCTTCTCTCGCTGCTCAATCATTTCAGGGGCAATGCGCCGCTCGCGCCGCCGGTGCCGGGCGAGATCGAAGTGCCCGAGCGCACCGTGGATCTCCGTCAGGTAAAGGGGCAGGAGACCGCGAAGCGTGCGCTCGAAATCGCCGCGGCGGGGGCGCATAATCTGATGATGTCGGGGCCGCCGGGGGCGGGCAAGTCGCTGATGGCGGCGTGCATGCCCGGCATCCTGCCCGACCTCACCCCTGCCGAAGCGCTCGAAGTGTCGATGATCGCGTCGGTTGCCGGACATCTCGAAGGCGGCCGCCTGATCCGCGCGCGCCCGTTTCGCAGCCCGCATCATTCGGCGTCGATGCCCGCGCTCGTCGGCGGCGGGCTGCGCGTACGGCCGGGCGAGGTTAGCCTCGCGCATCTGGGGGTCCTGTTCCTCGACGAATTGCCCGAATTCCAGCGCGGGGTGCTCGATTCGCTGCGCCAGCCGCTCGAAACGGGCGAGGTCAGCGTTGCGCGCGCCAATGCGCATGTGACCTTCCCCGCGCGCGTGCAGTTGGTGGCGGCGATGAACCCGTGCCGCTGCGGCCATCTCGGCGACCCGGCGCTCGCGTGCAGCCGCGCACCGCGCTGCGCCGCCGACTATCAGGCGAAGCTCTCGGGGCCCTTGCTTGATCGTATCGACCTGCATGTCGAGGTACAGGCGGTGAGCGCCGCCGACCTCGTCCTGCCGCCGCCCGCCGAGGGCAGCGCGGAGGTCGCGTCGCGTGTCGCGGCGGCGCGCGATGTGCAGACCGCGCGCTATGCGGCGCACAAGGCGCGGACCAATGCCGAAATCGACGGCGAATTGATCGAAGCGGTCGCGACGCCCGACGATGCGGGACGCAAGCTGCTGGCACAGGCGGCCGAAGCGATGCGGCTGTCGGCGCGCGGCTATACGCGGATCCTGCGCGTCGCGCGCACCATCGCCGATCTGGCGGGCAGCGACGACATCGGACGCATCCACATCGCCGAGGCGCTCAGCTATCGGCGGCAGGCGCCGAGGAACTGATGGACGAGCTTGTCTTTGAAACCGTCATCATCGAATGGCGGGGTCCCGCGCCCTTCCTCTTTGCGCCGGTCCCGGACGAACATATCGGTGCCATCCGCTATGCGGCGATGACCGAAAGCTATGGCTGGGGCGTCGTGCCGGTGGTGGCGACGATCGGCGACACGCTGTTTGCGACCTCGCTGTTCCCGCGCGAGGGCGGCTATTTGCTGCCGGTGAAGGTCGCGGTCCAGAAGTCGGAGCAGGTTGGCGTCGGCGACCGGATCGCGGTCCGCATGCGGGTCGGCCGCGCCTAGGCTCGCGCGAATCTCGCCATGGTGGTAAAGATTTTCGAACATATTGATGCGATGGGGTAGGGATGATCGCGGCGGGCAATCTTCTGGCGCACCTGTGCGGCCGGCTCGGGATGGGCTTCGCCCTGCTCGTGCTTGGGCTGTGGGCGCTGCCGGCTGCCGCAGCGATCCTCGATGTCGACCGCGACCTGTGCCACGCGCAAAGCGGGCTTGCCGCGTCCGACACCGCACTCCCCACGCTTCGCTTTTCGTGCAGCGGAAGTCCGGCGGGATATCAGCAGGCAAGCCTCTGGCTTCGCGCGCCGATCGGCGGCGCGGACGCGGCGCGGGGCGATGCCGCCCTGATGGTCCACCAATCGCGCTTCGATCGGCTTGCCGTGGCCTTTTCCTATGCCGATGGCACAACGCGCTGGCAGCAGGTGCGGGCGGGCGATTACGGTGCCCATTGGCGCACCGGCGGACAGATATTGTTCGAAGCGCCCGAACGCGGTGCGGCGTTGACCGCGGTGACCATGCGATTCGACGGCCTGTCGAGCCATCGGTTCGTCCGGGCGCGGATCATCCCGAAAGCCGAGGCGGGAATGCAGGCGGCCGGCATGGCCGCGGCGGCCGGCGCGGCGCTCACCCTGTTGCTTGTGAGCTGCATCTACAGCCTGTCGCTCGCCTTTGCGGTGCGTCGCCAGTATCTGGCCTGGCAGGCGGCCTGGTCGGGCACGATGCTGCTTTGGGGCGCGCTCTGGTCGCAAATTCATCTGGCGCTGATACCGGGGCTGGCGGGGACGGTGACGACCCAGATCTGTACCTTTCTGTCGTGTCTCGCCATCGCGCTTGCGACGATCAGCGCAGCGACCGCCGTCGATCGCGGCAGGGCGCCGAAATGGCTTCGCACCGCGGCGCTCGTCTGCGGTTTGGGTGTCGGGATAGCGGGCATTCCGCTGGCGCTGATCCGCGGCGAAAGCCTCGGGCCGCTCGCGGACATCCTGGGACTGGTGATCATCGCCGATCTGCTGGCGGTGACGGCCTATGTCGGCTGGGCGTGGCGGCGCGGTTCGGTCGAGGCTCGGGACTTCCTGGCGGCGTGGGGGCTGCCGATGGCGGTGCTCGCGATCATCCATATCGTCGACGTCGAGAATGGTTTCTGGGGCGGCGGGTCGAAGCTGCTGGTCCTTGCGGCGGCGACCTGGCAGGCGCTGTGGCTCGCGGCGGCAGCGACGCGCCGGCTTGCGCATCTCAGGATCGAACGCGACCATGCGCGCAGCGCCGAAGCGCAGGCGCAGCAGCTCGCGCGGCGCGATCCGCTCACCGGCCTGCCCAACCGCCGTGGTTTCGTCGAGAGTGTGACGCCGCTACTCGATCGCGCGCGGGCGGATAATCTGCCGGCAGCCCTGCTGCTCGTCGACATCGATCGCTTCAAGTCGATCAACGATATCTATGGCCATGATTCGGGCGACGTCGTGCTGTGCGGCATCGCGCGCCGGATCGAACGCTGGGAAGGCGCGATGTGTACCGTCGCGCGGCTCGGCGGCGAGGAGTTCGGGCTGCTGACGATCGGGATGGAAGGGATCATCCTCGGCCGCTTCGCCGAGAGTGTCCGGCGCGGGATTGCCGCGTGCGATCATAGTGAGACGGTTGGCGACCGGCCAGTCACCGCCAGCGTCGGCGTGGCCGAGGTTCGGCCAGCGTGCGATTTCCAGCAATTATACCGGCTTGCCGACGAGGCGCTCTATGATGCCAAGCGCGGCGGACGCAACAAAGTCGTGGTCCAGCGGCATTATGACGCGCCGGAGCGCGCGGCGGGCCGCGAGGTCGCCATATCGAATTGAAGGGGCCGCGCGACCGCGGCCCGATCACAAGCCGGCTTAGTTGGAGACGACTTCGAGCGGCGGCGGGGCTTTCGCCGCGGCGGCGCCATGGCGGCGGTGGCTCAGCTTGCCTTCGACCTTGCCGCCATTTTCGATCGTGATGTTTTCATAGGTGACGTCGCCGGTGATCCGCGCGGTTGCGTGGACGATCAGCGTTTTCGCCTCGATCGCGCCGTCGAGCAGGCCTGCTATCTTCGCGGTTTCGGCGATGACCGAACCCTTGATCTCGCTCGCTTCGCCCTGGACGAGGTTGGCGCATTTCAGGTCGCCGTCGATCTTGCCGTCGACATGCAGGTCGACGCTGGCCGACACATTGCCGGTGACGACGACATCCGATCCGAGGATCGAAAAGGTCGTGTGACGCGAACCGGTCGCCATCTTAGCGGGCACCGCGGACGGCAGCGACGGAACCGACTCGCTGTCGGGCGTCGTCTTTGACTTCGAGAACATCGGCTTTGGCCTCCAGGAAGCGGCGCGGGTTGACCGCGACGCCATTCAAACGGACTTCGAAATGCAGGTGGCTGCCGGTCGAACGGCCGGTCGAGCCCATTTTGGCGATCTGCTCGCCGGCGGCGACCTGCGCACCGACCTTGGACGTAAAGCCCGACAAGTGGGCGTAGCGGGTCAATATGCCCTGGCCGTGATCGACCTCGACGACATTGCCGTATCCCGACTTCTGCCCGACATAGACGACGCGGCCGGGGGCGGCGGCGAGGATCGGGGTGCCCATCGGTCCGGGGAAGTCGAGCCCCGAATGCATCGCGCCGGCGCCGGTGAAGGGGTCGCTGCGATAGCCGAAGCTCGACGAGAGCATCAGCACGTTCGCGGGCTGGCCCGACGGGATCGCGACGAGCGTGCGTTCGAGCACCTCCATGCGGAACAGCGCGCTTTCGAGCGCGGCGAAGGATTTGCCCAGCGAGCTCGCGCGGCCCTTGGC contains these protein-coding regions:
- a CDS encoding TetR/AcrR family transcriptional regulator, encoding MNQIPASPNSSSTARAPRGSARAKLIAAAHATVRKQGYSATTVDQICASAGVTKGAFFHHFASKEDLAIAAAEGWTERARPMFELAPHVKLDDPLDRLLGHIDFRLSMLDGPTEDYTCFVGTMVQEAYATNDRIRAACEASINAYCQALAPDIQAAMDVYGVPEDITALGLAQHVQSVLQGAFVLAKTTNDPAIARGTVTHLKRYVRMLFGAGNAP
- a CDS encoding DUF1428 domain-containing protein produces the protein MIIGGFDSIVDDRAEGETSYVDGYVVPVPDGNKDAYRAMAQKASEVFRDYGATRVVEAWADDVPDGQVTDYARAAHKKDGESVVYSWVEWPSKEARTAGWEKMMTDERMKHDPENNPFDGARMIYGGFAPIVEA
- a CDS encoding bactofilin family protein, which encodes MATGSRHTTFSILGSDVVVTGNVSASVDLHVDGKIDGDLKCANLVQGEASEIKGSVIAETAKIAGLLDGAIEAKTLIVHATARITGDVTYENITIENGGKVEGKLSHRRHGAAAAKAPPPLEVVSN
- a CDS encoding VOC family protein produces the protein MPQMIFVNLPVTDLDKSKAFYEAVGAANNPAFTDDTAACMVVEEGSIHVMLLTHEKWATFTSKKIPDAHTTAQVLLCVSAESRDAVDAQVDKAVKAGGKADPTPTQEYGDFMYGRSFEDPDGHIWEVMWMDPTAIPADAPAEASA
- a CDS encoding sensor domain-containing diguanylate cyclase, whose amino-acid sequence is MIAAGNLLAHLCGRLGMGFALLVLGLWALPAAAAILDVDRDLCHAQSGLAASDTALPTLRFSCSGSPAGYQQASLWLRAPIGGADAARGDAALMVHQSRFDRLAVAFSYADGTTRWQQVRAGDYGAHWRTGGQILFEAPERGAALTAVTMRFDGLSSHRFVRARIIPKAEAGMQAAGMAAAAGAALTLLLVSCIYSLSLAFAVRRQYLAWQAAWSGTMLLWGALWSQIHLALIPGLAGTVTTQICTFLSCLAIALATISAATAVDRGRAPKWLRTAALVCGLGVGIAGIPLALIRGESLGPLADILGLVIIADLLAVTAYVGWAWRRGSVEARDFLAAWGLPMAVLAIIHIVDVENGFWGGGSKLLVLAAATWQALWLAAAATRRLAHLRIERDHARSAEAQAQQLARRDPLTGLPNRRGFVESVTPLLDRARADNLPAALLLVDIDRFKSINDIYGHDSGDVVLCGIARRIERWEGAMCTVARLGGEEFGLLTIGMEGIILGRFAESVRRGIAACDHSETVGDRPVTASVGVAEVRPACDFQQLYRLADEALYDAKRGGRNKVVVQRHYDAPERAAGREVAISN
- a CDS encoding glutathione S-transferase family protein, yielding MPVNPDSKLEVTAFDWVPDFARGFVRDLRPRWACEEIGLDYAEHLISAINRPADHFLFQPWGQVPVLNDGGIRLFESGAILLHLAEKDARLMPRDPQQRANTLAWLFAAYNSVEPMLFELGNVDIFSAEEEWAKLRRPSLIEFIQGRLGRLNDAIGDKDYLTGEFTVADIAMATVLREAVEAGLIAEQPRLQAYLDRCLARPAFQRAMDAQLAAFSEEAGPPAA
- a CDS encoding GFA family protein, whose product is MADTQKLAASCQCGTVTLELTGKPIVAATCYCHSCQTAGHAFEALPGAPAVVGADGGTPYLLVRKDRLLWLSGSDKLDEHRLKPDSPTRRFVARCCNAPIALEFTKGHWLSVYSARIPESERPAAEMRTMVKDRPTGVELPDDIPNYATPSGKFMWRLLKAWAAMGFRAPPVEATKGYAP
- a CDS encoding DoxX family protein, producing MTDAIPPKGQLIAGHVLSGLVILFLLFDAGLKLIAPQIAIMHSPPGLGWPLDGPTMYMLGTLLLIPTLLYIWPRTAILGAILITGYLGGAIGTHVRIGSPLFSHSLFGVYLGVMLWGGLWLRDPRVRALIPLRAGAGA
- a CDS encoding VOC family protein, with amino-acid sequence MTEASNFIWYELMTPDPAGAARFYGAVVGWNIASERDPAAGDMDYRMIGRSDGGNAGGVLALNADMIAGGARPIWIGYLHVADVDTAVAAITADGGSVHMPAMDIPVGRIAMVDDPQGAVFYVMDPKPPEGSEAQESDVFSVTEAQRVRWNELATSDPDAAIAFYKKHFGWGQDGEMPMGELGAYRFIQRGDVGLGAVMPLMEGYPVPVWNFYIGVDDIDRARDAVAANGGTITNEPMEIPGGEYAMNAIDPQGAPVGFVGPRKA
- a CDS encoding YifB family Mg chelatase-like AAA ATPase; this translates as MVAVVSTTAYLGIEARGVEVQCQVTPGVPRFVVVGLPDKAVGESRERVRAAIAAIGLSLPPKVITVNLSPADLPKEGSHYDLPIALALLGAMGVIDAETLASYVVVGELGLDGRVAASPGVLLAAIHAGSAGLGLICPAAQGPEAAWAGNVEVLGAPDLLSLLNHFRGNAPLAPPVPGEIEVPERTVDLRQVKGQETAKRALEIAAAGAHNLMMSGPPGAGKSLMAACMPGILPDLTPAEALEVSMIASVAGHLEGGRLIRARPFRSPHHSASMPALVGGGLRVRPGEVSLAHLGVLFLDELPEFQRGVLDSLRQPLETGEVSVARANAHVTFPARVQLVAAMNPCRCGHLGDPALACSRAPRCAADYQAKLSGPLLDRIDLHVEVQAVSAADLVLPPPAEGSAEVASRVAAARDVQTARYAAHKARTNAEIDGELIEAVATPDDAGRKLLAQAAEAMRLSARGYTRILRVARTIADLAGSDDIGRIHIAEALSYRRQAPRN
- a CDS encoding DUF1905 domain-containing protein; this translates as MDELVFETVIIEWRGPAPFLFAPVPDEHIGAIRYAAMTESYGWGVVPVVATIGDTLFATSLFPREGGYLLPVKVAVQKSEQVGVGDRIAVRMRVGRA
- a CDS encoding DUF4287 domain-containing protein, which encodes MSFQAYLDNVETKTGKSAEQLKSIAIDKGLADESGLAPGVKATSIVDWLKSDFDLGHGHAMSIVAYIKGKRN
- a CDS encoding VOC family protein, coding for MTNQPTSAPVSLCLWYDKDAEEAANFYAATFPNSSVGAVHKAPGDFPGGKKGDALTVDFTVLGIPCVGLNGGPIFPHSEAFSFQVHTDTQEETDRYWNAIVGNGGKESACGWCKDKWGLNWQITPRVLTDATMGGDPEVAKRAFDAMMTMHKIDIATIEAAVRGEAVGAA
- a CDS encoding DUF899 family protein, translated to MTSIEHLSFPNESADYRAARAELLADEIALRRQIEAVAAKRRALPPGGTVPEDYGFERIGAYQRPERVMLSELFAGKPSIILQSFMFGPERDKPCNGCTHMLDAIDGSARHVGQRAPFYVVAKSPIARLEAWAKDRRWPHLTFLSDVDGRYSADYFGDTSKISDAKRTERGMKPDENWDETIFNVFRKDGDTIRHVWASEMAYAPEDPGQHHRAGDLVDPLWGLLDMTPEGRGDWFPSLTY